From the genome of Glycine max cultivar Williams 82 chromosome 2, Glycine_max_v4.0, whole genome shotgun sequence, one region includes:
- the LOC100786269 gene encoding SNF1-related protein kinase regulatory subunit beta-2, whose amino-acid sequence MGSNSRGKDGEGTSGVKKDEYEQDIKFLPPEALYGNTNGFTDPLVQLTPPGPGPYEPPPPLLIQPQVPVAAMQRPAAIAQPLPQNGYVESVIHERLKNVRITWNHAATNVAIAGSWDNWETTEPLLRVDQNFVIVKTLPIGIYHYRFIVDGYLTHAPEFPSASDDSGYGYNILDLQDYIPEIVASLSDFEDPPSPPSSYDNTNLNEEEFSKPPPELPQQLPVAIRNEASSASGSHHVPRPTHLELNHLYIHKTDRDQFVALRSTYKFQHKYITAELYKTLRRER is encoded by the exons ATGGGAAGTAACAGCAGAGGAAAGGATGGTGAAGGCACTTCAGGAGTTAAAAAGGATGAGTACGAACAAGACATCAAATTTCTGCCACCTGAAGCGCTTTATGGCAATACCAATGGATTCACAGATCCTTTGGTTCAGTTAACTCCACCTGGACCTGGACCATATGAGCCACCACCTCCCTTGCTCATACAACCCCAG GTCCCTGTGGCTGCCATGCAAAGACCAGCAGCGATAGCGCAACCCCTGCCACAAAATGGATATGTAGAATCTGTTATTCATGAAAGGTTGAAAAATGTGAGGATCACATGGAATCATGCAGCCACGAATGTTGCTATTGCAGGATCATGGGACAACTGGGAGACCAC GGAGCCCTTGCTGAGAGTAGATCAAAATTTTGTCATTGTTAAAACACTCCCTATAGGTATCTATCATTACCGTTTCATTGTAGATGGCTACTTGACACATGCTCCAGAGTTCCCATCGGCTTCTGATGATTCAGGTTATGGCTACAATATATTGGATTTGCAG GATTATATCCCAGAAATAGTTGCAAGCTTATCCGATTTTGAAGATCCTCCATCACCGCCATCAAGTTATGATAACACAAACTTAAATGAAGAGGAGTTCAGCAAACCCCCACCAGAATTACCACAACAACTACCAGTGGCAATAAGAAATGAGGCTTCATCCGCAAGTGGTAGTCATCATGTCCCTAGGCCCACGCATTTGGAACTGAATCATCTATACATCCACAAAACTGATAGGGATCAATTTGTGGCACTACGATCAACTTATAAGTTTCAACACAAATATATTACTGCGGAACTGTACAAGACCCTGCGCAGGGAAAGATGA
- the LOC100805720 gene encoding uncharacterized protein, translated as MTLHLQHPNINMAAKLTLSSPLSFKTSFLPKSPSFSPGLCSPRTNVTGVKVHAKLGGGDEQAKNGGKKKFITREEEPQQYWQTAGEREGENPMKTPLPYIIIFGMSTPFVILAIAFANGWIKVPVR; from the exons ATGACATTGCATTTGCAGCACCCAAACATCAACATGGCTGCCAAACTCACTCTATCTTCTCCCCTTTCCTTCAAAACTTCATTTCTTCCAAAATCACCATCATTTTCTCCAGGTTTATGCTCCCCCAGAACTAATGTTACTGGTGTCAAAGTCCATGCTAAATTAG GTGGTGGAGATGAACAAGCCAAGAACGGAGGCAAGAAGAAATTCATAACAAGAGAGGAAGAACCACAACA GTATTGGCAGACAGCaggagaaagagaaggagaGAATCCCATGAAGACTCCTCTTCCTTACATAATCATATTTGGTATGTCAACTCCTTTTGTAATCTTGGCCATTGCTTTTGCAAATGGTTGGATTAAGGTGCCTGTTCGATGA
- the LOC100806244 gene encoding uncharacterized protein — translation MKKILVSIKFLFCFSLLCVLFSSLPLLLQSLKPSLMQFFSYLVEKSYMFLFCNGLLLVLIAINSAPINASSPPTTERAAFSVHIEENSSQLESKEPDIAVAAAPIAAEETEFPQEEENVLEIVERENVLSDTQEGGNALVTIDEDVHDTEELNKKCEDFIKRMKATFSSTNLELRAVDRFYFDNRSCLMNLPFF, via the coding sequence ATGAAGAAGATACTAGTATCAATCAAGTTcctgttttgtttttctctgcTCTGTGTTTTGTTCTCTTCACTTCCTTTACTCCTTCAATCCTTGAAGCCATCCCTCATGCAATTCTTCAGCTACTTGGTTGAAAAAAGCTACATGTTCCTTTTCTGCAATGGCCTCCTTCTTGTTTTAATAGCCATCAACTCTGCTCCAATCAATGCCTCTTCACCACCAACCACTGAACGTGCTGCTTTTTCTGTTCACATAGAAGAGAATAGCAGCCAGTTAGAATCCAAGGAACCAGACATTGCAGTTGCAGCAGCACCAATTGCTGCTGAGGAAACTGAATTCCCACAAGAAGAGGAAAATGTTTTGGAGATAGTAGAACGAGAAAATGTGCTATCAGATACCCAAGAAGGGGGAAATGCCCTTGTTACCATTGATGAAGATGTGCATGACACTGAAGAGTTAAATAAGAAATGTGAAGATTTTATTAAAAGGATGAAAGCAACGTTCTCTTCCACTAACTTGGAGCTAAGGGCTGTCGAcagattttattttgataatcgATCATGTCTCATGAATCTCCCTTTCTTTTGA
- the LOC100786796 gene encoding E3 ubiquitin-protein ligase ORTHRUS 2 has product MAQLPCDSDGVCMLCKQKPSPSQTLSCRTCATPWHLSCLPSAPLSLSDSHWDCPDCSDTSNHYPVAPTADLVSAVHAIQADTSLTDQEKAKKRQELLAGSSDSSKDKAKTKDIFDGSLNCSICMQLPERPVTTPCGHNLCLRCFEKWVGQGKRTCANCRAQIPAKMASQPRINSQLAMAIRLAKAAKSGEGSSGPPKVYHFVRNQDRPDTAFTTERAKKTGKANACSGKIFVTVPPDHFGPIPSENDPIRNRGVLVGDTWEDRMECRQWGAHLPHVAGIAGQSGYGSQSVALSGGYEDDEDHGEWFLYTGSGGRDLSGNKRTNKLQSFDQKFENMNEALRVSCRKGYPVRVVRSHKEKRSSYAPESGVRYDGVYRIEKCWRKNGTQGCKVCRYLFVRCDNEPAPWTSDEIGDRPRPLPKIDELKGAVDITERKGDPSWDFDEEKGSWLWKKPPPESKKSVDIKAEDGTTIRVKRKAKNVSVKERLLKEFGCQICRKAMASPLTTPCAHNFCKACLEGAFSGQSFIRNRACGGGRTLRAQKNFMKCPSCSTDIADFLQNPQVNREMLAVIESLQRQAEDENSEESSDKNDENLHDPTEVSKPCDSSDKVLEEIKDNELNQPHKRRKE; this is encoded by the exons ATGGCGCAGCTTCCCTGCGACTCCGATGGCGTCTGCATGCTCTGCAAACAGAAACCCAGTCCCTCCCAAACCCTCTCCTGTAGAACATGTGCTACTCCCTGGCACCTTTCGTGTCTCCCTTCggcccctctctccctctccgaCTCACATTGGGACTGCCCCGACTGTTCCGACACCTCCAACCATTACCCCGTCGCTCCCACCGCCGACCTTGTCTCCGCCGTTCATGCCATTCAGGCCGACACCTCTCTCACTGACCAGGAGAAGGCAAAGAAACGTCAAGAACTCCTCGCTGGCTCTTCCGACTCCTCAAAGGACAAAGCCAAAACCAAAGACATTTTTGACGGAAGCTTAAATTGCTCCATATGCATGCAGTTACCGGAGAGGCCCGTCACg ACACCTTGTGGGCACAACTTGTGTTTGAGATGTTTCGAGAAGTGGGTCGGACAGGGGAAGCGCACCTGTGCCAATTGCCGTGCTCAAATCCCGGCGAAGATGGCGAGTCAGCCGAGGATCAACTCTCAGCTGGCAATGGCCATCCGATTGGCGAAGGCGGCCAAGTCGGGAGAAGGGTCCTCGGGCCCACCCAAGGTGTACCACTTTGTCCGCAACCAGGACCGCCCCGATACCGCATTCACCACAGAGCGAGCCAAGAAGACTGGGAAAGCCAATGCTTGCAGTGGTAAGATTTTTGTGACTGTTCCTCCTGACCATTTTGGTCCCATCCCGTCTGAAAACGACCCCATCAGGAACCGCGGTGTTCTTGTTGGTGACACGTGGGAGGACAGGATGGAGTGTCGCCAGTGGGGTGCTCATTTGCCTCATGTTGCCGGCATTGCTGGACAGAGTGGCTATGGTTCCCAGTCTGTTGCCCTTTCTGGTGGTTACGAGGATGACGAGGATCACGGTGAGTGGTTCCTTTACACTGGCAGTGGTGGCAGAGATCTCAGTGGTAACAAACGAACCAACAAGCTTCAATCCTTTGACCAGAAGTTTGAAAACATGAACGAGGCCTTGAGAGTCAGCTGCAGGAAGGGTTATCCCGTTCGGGTTGTAAG GTCGCACAAGGAAAAGCGTTCTTCTTATGCACCGGAGTCTGGAGTGCGTTACGATGGAGTTTATAGAATAGAGAAATGCTGGCGCAAAAATGGAACACAA GGTTGCAAGGTTTGTAGGTATTTGTTTGTGAGATGTGACAATGAGCCAGCACCCTGGACaag TGATGAAATTGGAGATCGCCCACGCCCACTGCCTAAAATTGATGAGTTGAAGGGTGCGGTTGATATAACTGAAAGGAAGGGTGATCCATCGTGGGATTTTGAT GAGGAAAAGGGGTCCTGGTTGTGGAAGAAGCCTCCACCAGAAAGCAAGAAATCAGTGGACATTAAAGCTGAAGATGGAACAACAATCAGAGTTAAACGGAAAGCAAAAAATGTGTCCGTGAAAGAAAGGCTATTGAAAG AGTTTGGTTGCCAAATATGTCGCAAGGCGATGGCTTCCCCTCTTACTACACCTTGTGCTCACAACTTCTGCAAAGCCTGTTTGGAGGGTGCCTTTTCTGGCCAAAGTTTCATCAGAAATAGGGCATGTGGAGGTGGACGCACTTTACGAGCGCAGAAGAATTTTATGAAATGCCCATCATGTTCAACTGACATTGCTGACTTTCTCCAGAATCCACAG GTTAATAGAGAAATGCTGGCTGTTATAGAATCACTACAACGCCAGGCTGAAGATGAAAATTCTGAAGAGTCAAGtgataaaaatgatgaaaatctGCATGACCCAACTGAGGTTTCTAAACCTTGTGATTCTAGTGATAAGGTCCTGGAGGAAATTAAGGACAATGAGCTGAATCAGCCACACAAGCGAAGGAAAGAGTGA